One Glycine max cultivar Williams 82 chromosome 6, Glycine_max_v4.0, whole genome shotgun sequence DNA segment encodes these proteins:
- the LOC100807401 gene encoding tubulin alpha-1 chain — protein MRECISIHIGQAGIQVGNACWELYCLEHGIQPDGQMPSDKTVGGGDDAFNTFFSETGAGKHVPRAVFVDLEPTVIDEVRTGAYRQLFHPEQLISGKEDAANNFARGHYTIGKEIVDLCLDRIRKLADNCTGLQGFLVFNAVGGGTGSGLGSLLLERLSVDYGKKSKLGFTVYPSPQVSTSVVEPYNSVLSTHSLLEHTDVAVLLDNEAIYDICRRSLDIERPTYTNLNRLVSQVISSLTASLRFDGALNVDVTEFQTNLVPYPRIHFMLSSYAPVISAEKAYHEQLSVAEITNSAFEPSSMMAKCDPRHGKYMACCLMYRGDVVPKDVNAAVATIKTKRTIQFVDWCPTGFKCGINYQPPTVVPGGDLARVQRAVCMISNSTSVAEVFSRIDHKFDLMYAKRAFVHWYVGEGMEEGEFSEAREDLAALEKDYEEVGAESGDGDDDGEGDDDY, from the exons ATGAGAGAGTGCATTTCAATCCACATTGGTCAGGCCGGTATCCAGGTCGGAAACGCCTGCTGGGAACTCTATTGCCTTGAACACGGCATTCAG CCCGATGGGCAGATGCCGAGTGACAAGACCGTTGGAGGAGGAGACGACGCCTTCAACACATTCTTCAGCGAGACCGGCGCCGGAAAGCACGTGCCTCGCGCCGTCTTCGTGGATCTTGAGCCCACCGTGATCGACGAAGTCCGAACCGGCGCGTACCGGCAGCTCTTCCACCCGGAGCAGCTGATCAGCGGCAAGGAAGACGCCGCCAACAACTTCGCGCGTGGCCACTACACCATCGGAAAGGAGATCGTCGATCTCTGCCTCGACAGGATCCGAAAACTCGCCGACAACTGCACTGGTCTCCAGGGCTTCCTTGTCTTCAACGCCGTCGGTGGCGGCACCGGTTCCGGCTTGGGCTCGCTTCTCTTGGAGCGTCTCTCCGTTGACTACGGGAAAAAGTCAAAGCTCGGTTTCACCGTTTATCCTTCGCCTCAGGTTTCGACCTCGGTGGTGGAACCCTATAACAGCGTCCTTTCAACGCACTCTCTCCTTGAACACACCGATGTTGCCGTGCTTCTTGACAACGAAGCAATCTACGACATTTGCAGGAGATCACTTGACATTGAACGCCCTACCTACACCAACCTTAACCGTCTCGTTTCCCAG GTGATTTCATCCCTCACCGCCTCGTTGAGGTTTGATGGAGCACTGAACGTTGATGTGACTGAGTTCCAAACCAACTTGGTTCCTTACCCTAGGATCCATTTCATGCTTTCCTCATACGCCCCTGTTATCTCTGCTGAGAAAGCATACCATGAACAGCTTTCCGTTGCTGAGATCACCAACAGTGCCTTTGAGCCATCCTCCATGATGGCCAAGTGTGACCCTCGCCACGGCAAGTACATGGCGTGTTGTTTGATGTATCGCGGCGATGTCGTGCCGAAGGATGTGAATGCTGCAGTGGCCACCATCAAGACCAAGAGAACCATCCAGTTTGTGGATTGGTGCCCGACTGGGTTCAAGTGTGGTATAAACTATCAGCCTCCAACCGTTGTTCCTGGAGGTGACCTTGCCAGGGTGCAGAGGGCTGTGTGCATGATTTCTAACTCCACCAGTGTGGCTGAAGTGTTCTCAAGGATTGATCATAAGTTTGATCTCATGTATGCTAAGAGGGCATTCGTGCACTGGTATGTGGGTGAAGGTATGGAAGAGGGTGAGTTCTCGGAGGCTCGTGAGGACCTTGCTGCTCTTGAGAAGGATTATGAGGAGGTTGGTGCCGAGTCTGGTGATGGAGATGATGATGGTGAAGGAGATGATGATTATTAG